Proteins encoded in a region of the Massilia sp. UMI-21 genome:
- a CDS encoding helix-turn-helix transcriptional regulator gives MDPGLAFGKVLRVVRTEAGLTQEQLALAAGVDRSFVSMVERGVNQPTIRMIFRFAAALGVAPSRLVELTEAKVLLS, from the coding sequence TTGGATCCTGGGCTAGCATTTGGAAAAGTACTGCGAGTAGTTCGTACAGAAGCGGGCCTAACGCAAGAACAGCTGGCCCTTGCAGCTGGAGTTGATCGCTCTTTTGTTAGCATGGTTGAGCGAGGTGTGAACCAGCCAACTATTCGGATGATTTTTAGGTTCGCAGCTGCACTCGGGGTAGCCCCAAGCCGTTTGGTTGAGCTAACTGAGGCCAAAGTCCTTTTGTCTTAG
- a CDS encoding acyltransferase family protein: MLIPTFGVMLLFGLATSVLDPSKLSFAPDNAYSVTALIGNLLGLQNVLVPEFGGNFPLWSLSNETGYYVLFPLLVMLFRTRSILHRFLILVAVAAIVHLLNSAILLYFSIWLLGAAFSRVRIECGSFLRWAYFLGVIGAAVVIRLKGKSDISVDSFVQYLLFSMVFVLFLSSMQVTWARTRANEWVNRVGRFFSEFSFTLYVLHIPLMAAMLHLASPVFGNAKLDPNRPLHLLVYLLLYVGLVVGAFLFHLPFEARTYQVREWMKTTLRFRSRPVRV; encoded by the coding sequence GTGCTGATACCGACCTTTGGCGTCATGTTGCTGTTCGGCCTGGCCACAAGCGTACTCGACCCATCAAAGCTGTCGTTCGCACCCGACAATGCGTACTCGGTCACTGCATTGATCGGAAACCTGCTGGGACTGCAGAATGTTCTGGTGCCTGAGTTCGGAGGTAATTTTCCGCTGTGGAGCCTGTCCAACGAGACCGGGTACTACGTACTGTTCCCGCTGCTGGTGATGCTGTTCCGTACGCGTTCCATATTGCACCGCTTCCTGATCCTGGTGGCGGTCGCCGCTATCGTGCATTTGCTGAACAGCGCGATCCTGCTGTACTTCTCAATCTGGCTGCTGGGCGCAGCGTTCTCGCGCGTGCGGATCGAATGCGGCTCGTTCCTGCGCTGGGCCTACTTCCTTGGAGTCATCGGCGCGGCGGTCGTCATTCGCCTGAAAGGGAAGAGCGATATCAGTGTGGACAGCTTTGTCCAGTACCTGTTATTCAGCATGGTCTTCGTGCTGTTTCTGTCGAGCATGCAAGTCACGTGGGCACGTACGCGAGCTAACGAGTGGGTCAACCGCGTCGGGCGATTCTTTTCGGAGTTCTCGTTTACGCTGTATGTCCTGCACATTCCACTGATGGCAGCGATGCTGCACCTTGCATCGCCCGTCTTTGGCAACGCCAAGCTCGATCCTAACCGGCCGCTGCATTTGTTGGTGTATCTGCTCCTGTATGTTGGGCTCGTCGTCGGCGCCTTCTTGTTTCACCTGCCGTTTGAAGCCAGGACCTATCAGGTCCGGGAATGGATGAAGACGACGTTACGATTCCGGAGCCGCCCGGTCCGGGTTTGA
- a CDS encoding Hsp20/alpha crystallin family protein, producing MRSFALPTEVDDGAAQARPEDGVLQLSLPKKAGH from the coding sequence ATGCGCAGCTTCGCCCTGCCCACCGAGGTCGACGACGGTGCGGCACAGGCACGGCCCGAAGACGGCGTTCTGCAGTTGAGTCTGCCTAAAAAAGCAGGGCACTGA
- a CDS encoding phosphoribosyltransferase, which produces MQDTEGYKDRTHAGRQLAHCLRHYAGQPGLVVLGLPRGGVPVAFEVARALGAELDVLLVRKLGMPYNEEYAMGAIGSGGVRVLQPGVPGLMGVTQEQLDSITARELAELERRERRYRGGRAPPQLEGRCVILVDDGIATGASMLAAIRVARQHRVARLVVAAPVGAPDTIGRLEREADEVVCPLAPERFHAVGQYYRKFGQTEDEEVQDLLAQAWATMPDGAQRGNQNNRKERT; this is translated from the coding sequence ATGCAGGATACCGAAGGCTACAAGGACCGCACCCACGCCGGCCGGCAACTGGCGCACTGCTTGCGCCACTACGCGGGCCAGCCCGGGCTCGTCGTGCTCGGCCTGCCGCGCGGCGGCGTGCCGGTGGCCTTCGAGGTGGCGCGCGCACTCGGGGCCGAACTCGATGTGCTGCTGGTGCGCAAGCTGGGCATGCCCTACAACGAGGAATATGCGATGGGGGCGATCGGCAGCGGCGGCGTGCGCGTGCTGCAGCCGGGCGTGCCCGGACTGATGGGTGTCACGCAGGAACAGCTCGACAGCATCACGGCGCGCGAGCTGGCCGAGCTCGAACGGCGCGAGCGCCGCTACCGGGGCGGACGGGCACCGCCGCAGCTCGAAGGACGCTGCGTGATCCTGGTCGACGACGGCATCGCGACCGGCGCCAGCATGCTGGCGGCGATCCGGGTCGCGCGTCAACACCGCGTGGCGCGGCTGGTCGTGGCGGCGCCGGTGGGCGCGCCCGACACGATCGGGCGGCTCGAGAGGGAAGCCGACGAAGTCGTCTGCCCGCTGGCGCCGGAGCGCTTTCATGCGGTCGGACAGTACTACCGCAAGTTCGGACAGACCGAAGACGAAGAAGTGCAGGACCTGCTGGCGCAGGCATGGGCGACCATGCCGGATGGCGCGCAGCGGGGCAATCAGAACAACAGAAAGGAGCGGACATGA
- a CDS encoding ATP-dependent helicase: MNAVPDQPATDDPFAGLNAEQRAAVEHDMGAPTVRPLLVVAGAGSGKTNTLAHRVARLIQSGADPQRILLLTFSRRAAAEMGRRAGGVLQRLLGTGGVGGGHAAPAALPWAGTFHAIGARLLREYAGRIGLDDSFTIHDRGDSEDLMGLVRHEIGLSQLEKRFPLKGTCLSIYSRVVNTRAPLQEVLQSTFPWCSEWEERLKTLFGAYVDAKQEQNVLDYDDLLLFWAEMAADPELGPELGALFDHVLVDEYQDTNRLQASIITGMKPGGEGVMVVGDDAQSIYAFRGATVRNILDFPKQFTQAAEVIALERNYRSTQPILDASNAVIAGARERYAKTLWTDKPSSLKPQLVLIPDEAEQARWACNRILEHREAGIALKSQAVLFRAASHSAALELELMRRNIPFVKFGGLKFLEAAHIKDVLAVLRFAQNPNGRMAGFRVAQLIPGIGPATATRLLDAVGEAGDPAAAVEAFAAPPRSSADWDGFSALYRRLRTPGLRWPADIELVKQWYLPHLERMYDDAGVRAADVEQLALLAGGHATRESFLAEITLDPPEATSDRAGAPLLDEDYVILSTIHSSKGQEWKSVTVLNVVDGCIPSDMSTGNNDDIEEERRLLYVAMTRAREHLQLVVPNRFFIKQQAATGDRHVYASRSRFITPAMLRHFEETTWLSADTPQLRKPVPESVRMLVRERARNAWK; encoded by the coding sequence ATGAACGCCGTCCCCGACCAGCCTGCCACCGACGATCCCTTTGCCGGCCTGAATGCCGAACAGCGCGCCGCGGTCGAGCACGACATGGGCGCCCCGACAGTGCGGCCGCTGCTGGTGGTGGCGGGAGCGGGATCGGGCAAGACCAATACGCTGGCGCACCGGGTGGCGCGCCTGATCCAGTCCGGCGCCGATCCGCAGCGCATCCTGCTGCTGACCTTTTCGCGGCGCGCGGCGGCGGAAATGGGCCGGCGCGCCGGCGGCGTGCTGCAGCGCCTGCTCGGGACGGGCGGGGTCGGCGGCGGCCATGCGGCGCCGGCCGCGCTGCCCTGGGCCGGCACCTTCCACGCCATCGGCGCGCGCCTGCTGCGCGAGTACGCCGGCCGCATCGGCCTGGACGACTCCTTCACCATCCACGACCGCGGCGATTCCGAAGACCTGATGGGCCTGGTGCGCCACGAGATCGGCCTCTCGCAGCTCGAAAAACGGTTTCCGCTGAAGGGCACCTGCCTGTCGATCTACTCGCGAGTGGTCAACACGCGCGCGCCGCTGCAGGAAGTGCTGCAGTCGACCTTCCCATGGTGCAGCGAATGGGAAGAACGACTGAAGACCCTGTTCGGCGCCTACGTCGACGCCAAGCAGGAGCAGAACGTGCTCGACTACGACGACCTGCTGCTGTTCTGGGCCGAGATGGCGGCCGATCCCGAGCTGGGACCGGAGCTGGGCGCGCTGTTCGACCATGTGCTGGTCGACGAGTACCAGGACACCAACCGGCTGCAGGCGTCGATCATCACCGGCATGAAGCCGGGTGGCGAGGGCGTGATGGTGGTCGGCGACGATGCCCAGTCGATCTATGCCTTCCGCGGCGCGACGGTGCGCAACATCCTCGACTTCCCGAAACAGTTCACGCAAGCGGCCGAAGTCATCGCCCTGGAGCGCAACTACCGTTCGACCCAGCCGATCCTGGATGCCTCCAACGCCGTCATCGCCGGTGCGCGCGAACGTTACGCCAAGACTCTATGGACCGACAAGCCGTCCAGCCTCAAGCCGCAGCTGGTCCTGATTCCCGACGAGGCCGAACAGGCGCGCTGGGCCTGCAATCGCATCCTCGAGCACCGCGAGGCCGGCATTGCCCTGAAATCGCAGGCGGTGCTGTTCCGCGCCGCCAGCCACAGTGCGGCGCTGGAGCTGGAGCTGATGAGGCGCAACATCCCCTTCGTGAAGTTCGGCGGCCTGAAGTTCCTGGAGGCGGCCCACATCAAGGACGTGCTGGCGGTGCTGCGCTTTGCCCAGAACCCGAACGGGCGCATGGCGGGTTTCCGCGTGGCCCAGCTGATCCCGGGCATCGGCCCCGCCACCGCCACCCGCCTGCTGGATGCGGTGGGCGAGGCCGGCGATCCGGCGGCCGCGGTCGAGGCCTTCGCGGCGCCGCCCAGGAGCAGCGCGGACTGGGACGGGTTCAGTGCGCTGTACCGCCGCCTGCGCACCCCCGGGCTGCGCTGGCCGGCCGATATCGAACTGGTCAAGCAGTGGTACCTGCCGCACCTGGAGCGCATGTACGACGACGCCGGGGTGCGCGCCGCCGACGTCGAGCAACTGGCGCTGCTTGCCGGCGGCCATGCGACGCGCGAGAGCTTCCTGGCCGAGATCACGCTCGACCCGCCGGAGGCGACCAGCGACCGCGCCGGCGCGCCGCTGCTCGACGAAGACTACGTGATCCTGTCGACCATTCATTCGAGCAAGGGCCAGGAATGGAAGTCGGTGACGGTGCTGAACGTGGTCGACGGCTGCATCCCGTCAGACATGAGCACCGGGAACAACGACGATATCGAAGAGGAGCGGCGCCTGCTCTACGTGGCGATGACGCGCGCCCGCGAGCACCTGCAACTGGTGGTGCCGAACCGCTTCTTCATCAAGCAGCAGGCCGCGACCGGCGATCGCCACGTGTACGCCTCGCGTAGCCGCTTCATCACGCCGGCCATGCTCAGGCATTTCGAAGAGACGACCTGGCTCAGCGCGGACACGCCGCAGCTGCGCAAGCCGGTGCCGGAGAGCGTGCGCATGCTGGTGCGCGAGCGCGCCCGGAACGCGTGGAAATGA
- a CDS encoding erythromycin esterase family protein: MATVTAHDIGALRAAARPLTGGVSDYDPLLELVGDARFVLLGEATHGSAEFYDERARITQRLIDEKGFTAVAVEADWPDAWRVNRYVRGEGSDPDGQAALSGFARFPAWMWRNTSVLQFVEWLRKRNAAAGSKRAGFYGLDLYSLFTSIQEVLRYLEQVDPVAAEKTRRRYACFDHYDQDSQQYGYAASVGLSESCQQGVNAALQGLQQRAFDYMQADGADAEDAFFYAQQNARLVKNAEEYYRTMFRGRISSWNLRDSHMAETLDALARHLSRAGKPAKIVVWEHNSHIGDARATEIGRQGEWNVGELARKAYGPDACLIGFSTYDGRVTAASEWDGPARHKHVRPGMPGSYEHLLHSVGMARFFLPLREPGPARDVLMEERLERAIGVLYLPRSERHSHYFMAQLARQFDAVIHIDRTSAVTPLDASSGWHTGEAPETYPQGL, translated from the coding sequence ATGGCGACCGTCACCGCCCACGACATCGGCGCGCTGCGTGCCGCGGCCCGGCCGCTGACCGGCGGCGTGTCCGACTACGACCCGCTGCTGGAGCTCGTCGGGGACGCGCGTTTCGTACTGCTGGGCGAGGCCACCCACGGCAGCGCCGAGTTCTACGACGAACGTGCGCGCATCACCCAGCGCCTGATCGACGAGAAGGGCTTCACGGCGGTCGCGGTCGAAGCCGACTGGCCCGACGCCTGGCGCGTCAACCGTTACGTGCGCGGGGAAGGCAGCGACCCCGATGGCCAGGCTGCGCTGTCCGGCTTCGCGCGCTTTCCAGCCTGGATGTGGCGCAACACCTCGGTGCTGCAGTTCGTCGAGTGGCTGCGCAAACGTAACGCCGCTGCCGGGTCGAAGCGAGCGGGTTTCTACGGGCTCGACCTGTACAGCCTGTTCACCTCGATCCAGGAAGTGTTGCGCTACCTGGAACAGGTCGACCCTGTCGCCGCCGAGAAAACCCGGCGCCGCTATGCCTGCTTCGACCATTACGACCAGGACAGCCAGCAATACGGCTATGCCGCCAGCGTCGGCCTGTCCGAATCATGCCAGCAGGGCGTGAACGCGGCGCTGCAAGGCTTGCAGCAACGCGCGTTCGATTACATGCAGGCCGACGGCGCCGACGCCGAGGACGCCTTCTTCTATGCCCAGCAGAACGCGCGGCTGGTGAAGAACGCCGAGGAATACTACCGCACCATGTTCCGCGGCCGCATCTCGTCCTGGAACCTGCGCGACAGCCACATGGCCGAGACCCTCGATGCCCTGGCGCGCCACCTGTCGCGCGCGGGCAAGCCGGCCAAGATCGTGGTCTGGGAACACAACTCGCACATCGGCGACGCGCGCGCCACCGAGATCGGCCGCCAGGGCGAGTGGAATGTCGGCGAACTGGCGCGCAAGGCCTATGGCCCGGATGCCTGCCTGATCGGCTTCTCCACCTACGACGGCCGGGTGACGGCCGCATCGGAGTGGGACGGTCCGGCCCGCCACAAGCACGTCCGGCCGGGCATGCCCGGCAGCTACGAACACCTGCTGCACAGCGTCGGCATGGCGCGTTTCTTCCTGCCGCTGCGCGAACCCGGCCCCGCCCGCGACGTGCTGATGGAAGAACGGCTGGAGCGGGCCATCGGCGTGCTCTACCTGCCGCGCAGCGAGCGCCACAGCCATTATTTCATGGCCCAGCTGGCGCGCCAGTTCGACGCGGTGATCCACATCGACCGCACCAGCGCGGTGACGCCGCTCGATGCGAGCAGCGGGTGGCATACCGGCGAAGCGCCGGAAACCTATCCGCAAGGATTGTAG
- the fghA gene encoding S-formylglutathione hydrolase has translation MPELLSEHACFGGLQRFYRFDSAAIGLPMRFSVYLPPGAEGKRLPVLFYLAGLTCTEETFMTKAGAQRVAAQEGLILVAPDTSPRGAGVPGETESWDFGAGAGFYVDALEAPWSRHYRMYSHILELRELVPALLPADPARVGIFGHSMGGHGALMMALRNPELFRSVSAFAPIAAPMRCPWGRKAFSGYLGPDEAAWRQYDASALMAEMDSAPFPGGILIDQGLADKFLAEQLYPDAFEAACARAGQPLSLRRHEGYDHGYYFISSFVEDHLRFHRRLLG, from the coding sequence ATGCCAGAACTCCTCAGCGAGCACGCCTGTTTCGGCGGCCTCCAGCGCTTCTATCGTTTCGACTCGGCGGCCATCGGCCTGCCGATGCGTTTTTCGGTCTACCTGCCGCCCGGCGCCGAAGGCAAGCGCCTGCCTGTGCTGTTCTATCTCGCGGGCCTGACCTGCACCGAAGAGACCTTCATGACCAAGGCCGGCGCCCAGCGCGTGGCGGCGCAGGAAGGGCTGATCCTGGTCGCACCCGACACCAGTCCGCGCGGGGCCGGAGTGCCCGGGGAAACCGAGAGCTGGGACTTCGGCGCCGGCGCCGGCTTCTATGTCGACGCCCTCGAAGCGCCATGGTCGCGCCACTACCGCATGTACAGCCATATCCTTGAACTGCGCGAACTGGTGCCGGCGCTGCTGCCGGCCGACCCGGCCCGGGTCGGCATCTTCGGCCACTCGATGGGCGGCCATGGCGCCCTCATGATGGCGCTGCGCAACCCGGAACTGTTCCGATCGGTATCGGCCTTTGCACCGATCGCCGCGCCGATGCGCTGCCCCTGGGGCCGGAAAGCCTTCAGCGGCTATCTCGGCCCTGACGAGGCGGCCTGGCGCCAGTACGATGCAAGCGCCTTGATGGCCGAGATGGACAGCGCGCCCTTCCCGGGCGGAATCCTGATCGACCAGGGCCTGGCCGACAAATTCCTGGCCGAGCAACTGTACCCGGACGCCTTCGAGGCAGCCTGCGCCCGCGCCGGCCAACCGCTGAGCTTGCGCCGCCACGAAGGCTACGACCACGGCTACTACTTCATCTCCAGCTTCGTCGAAGACCACCTGCGTTTCCATCGCCGCCTGCTCGGATGA